The DNA segment CCAGGTCGCGCGGCTCCCCGCAGCGGCGGCGATACGCGCGACGGCAGCGTCCGAGTGAACCATCGGCCGGCCGAGGAGCCAGGAGGACACCTCGCCCGACTCGAGCACTGCCACCGACGAGGGGCGACGAGAGGTCGACGCGGGATCGATGACGACTATGACCGGGCGCACCTCGACGACTTCCCCGAGCGCCTTGCCCAGCGACGCGGCAGCACGCTCCGCCTCGTCACGCGCGACGCGAATATGGTCGGTGGGGCTGCCATCCACGCGCAGCGTGCCTCCGAGCACGTGCACTCGCTGCCCGCTCAGGTTCCTCGTCGTGATCGCGTAAATGCCTCCGGGACCGATTGCCAGGTGGTCGACTTCGCTCGTGCTCGAACTGAGCGGAACGGCGTGAAGCACCGTCCAGGCGGCGCCCAGCATGCCGAACTCTCCAACCACCTCCATCTCGCCCAGACCACCGCGATACCAGCTGCGCACATCCGGATTCAGGGGGGACTGGCCGAAAACCCGTGCCGCAGCGCCCCGATCACCCGCCGCGGACTGCCGCCGTACGAATTCGCGCGTGAGCGTGTACGAAGGGATTCGCTCCCTCATGGGCGGGTCACTGCGCACCGCCGGAGAATCCGGCCGCGTGTTTCGCCCATAGTGTGTCCCCGCCGTCCACGTCCCCGGGCTGTGATTTGCCCGGGGATAGAGTATGCGAGATTATCTCGGCGGATTAGCCCCCGAACGGGGAGTCACTCACGCATTGAGAATGACCTTCAACGCCTTCGTCTCCGCGGCGCGCCCGAACACGTCGTAGGCCTCGATGATGTCCCCGAGTTCGAAGGTGTGGCTCACGAAGTTCTCGGCCACGATCTTCTTCTGCGCGACGAGCTTCAGCAGAATATCGAGCGTGTCGGTGTTGACGAGGCCCATGCTGATGTTGATGTTCGAGATCCACAGGTCCTGCAGCGGGAAGTCGACCGACTTGCCGTGCACCCCGACGTTCGCCACGGCGCCGGCCGGACGCACGATATCGAGGCACATGGTGAAGGTCTGCGGAATACCGACGGCCTCGATCGCGACGTCGACCCCGAGTCCGTCGGTCATCGCGAAT comes from the Marisediminicola antarctica genome and includes:
- a CDS encoding nuclease-related domain-containing protein is translated as MRERIPSYTLTREFVRRQSAAGDRGAAARVFGQSPLNPDVRSWYRGGLGEMEVVGEFGMLGAAWTVLHAVPLSSSTSEVDHLAIGPGGIYAITTRNLSGQRVHVLGGTLRVDGSPTDHIRVARDEAERAAASLGKALGEVVEVRPVIVVIDPASTSRRPSSVAVLESGEVSSWLLGRPMVHSDAAVARIAAAAGSRATWRDCPLVDEQAESPESDFTLLRSEVDAARSRARGWIVLALVAVLGALGVAGAAILDALSLR